A single region of the Elizabethkingia sp. JS20170427COW genome encodes:
- a CDS encoding SDR family oxidoreductase, giving the protein MNLNLQHKIIIVSGGAKGIGEGIVRTLAEEGALPVIIGRNPQDNQKLVDSLKAENLLADSFVAELTRPEECERVIAEIVAKYHRIDGLVNNAGVNDGVGLENGNYQDFIASLHKNLVHYYLLTHHALPELKKSKGAIVNIGSKTAETGQGGTSAYAASNGGRNALTREWAVELLPYSIRVNAVIVAEAYTPLYEKWINTFENPQEKLASITQNIPLEKRMTTTREIADMVAFLLSEKSSHTTGQLIHVDGGYVHLDRAL; this is encoded by the coding sequence ATGAATCTTAATTTACAACATAAAATCATTATTGTAAGTGGTGGAGCTAAAGGCATAGGAGAGGGAATTGTAAGAACCCTTGCTGAAGAAGGTGCTTTACCTGTTATTATTGGAAGAAATCCTCAAGATAATCAGAAATTGGTGGATTCACTAAAGGCTGAAAATCTATTGGCAGATAGTTTTGTTGCGGAATTAACCCGTCCTGAAGAATGCGAAAGGGTAATAGCTGAGATTGTAGCTAAATATCATCGTATTGATGGACTAGTGAATAACGCAGGCGTTAATGATGGAGTAGGTTTAGAAAATGGAAACTATCAAGATTTTATAGCATCTTTACATAAAAACTTGGTTCATTATTATCTTTTGACTCACCACGCACTGCCTGAATTAAAAAAATCTAAGGGTGCTATTGTTAATATAGGGAGCAAAACCGCAGAGACAGGCCAAGGAGGGACTTCGGCATACGCGGCTTCTAATGGTGGCAGAAATGCCCTTACCCGAGAGTGGGCTGTAGAACTTCTTCCGTACAGTATCCGTGTAAATGCGGTTATCGTAGCAGAGGCTTATACGCCGTTGTATGAGAAATGGATTAATACTTTTGAAAATCCTCAAGAAAAATTAGCATCTATTACCCAAAATATTCCTTTGGAAAAAAGGATGACAACCACTCGGGAAATTGCCGATATGGTAGCTTTTTTACTTTCGGAAAAATCTAGCCATACCACAGGGCAACTCATCCATGTAGATGGGGGCTATGTTCATTTGGATAGGGCTTTGTGA
- a CDS encoding alpha-L-fucosidase: protein MKKLFTTILAVSSLFSAHINAQQKNQDEKMQWFQDAKLGIFIHWGIYSVEGISESWAFFNNYINHDNYMKQLNGFTASQYQPRDWVGLIKKSGAQYSVITTKHHDGVSLWNTKAEKAITTYKDAVAKKDLLTPFVQELKNAGLKTGLYFSLPDWSHPYYDVNTRTKKRYQLKDEPKRWDKFVNYYQTQLTELSKNYQPDLIWFDGDWEHTSEEWKAPQTSALLKKYNPNIIINSRLNHHGDYETPEQGIPVVTPDAKYWELCYTMNDSWGYQPYDTHYKTPNMIVRTLADVISMGGNLLLDIGPKADGTIPEKQVEILENLGRWTTKHKEAIYATRKGISFENYQGKSALSKEGDKLYLYLEEKKDKAHLYGLVSKIKSAKVIGEPAAKVSYQQDKNGNTVLAFHNVSFDQDVTVVELDFGSQVRVSKPEVASKTLNDILENSNTKEAAYNLAYQLNQGNNVLDHSGLTPDGQEMKIKTTSKTSKEIVNWISKSAEALYETGKGLPEGHYSGLSALSKDKQTLYLFVEGKPTGPIAIKGLKNNISRIRVVGEGTILPHEIYNKLYWSPVPGIVYIDVPEDKLNDNLTVIAILLDKPVELYREKVGAIESNL, encoded by the coding sequence ATGAAAAAACTTTTCACAACAATTTTGGCAGTTTCTTCTTTGTTTTCTGCTCATATCAATGCTCAGCAAAAAAATCAAGATGAAAAAATGCAGTGGTTTCAGGATGCTAAATTGGGGATATTTATCCACTGGGGGATTTATTCTGTAGAAGGTATTTCCGAATCTTGGGCGTTTTTTAATAATTATATCAATCATGATAATTATATGAAGCAGCTCAATGGTTTTACAGCATCTCAGTACCAGCCTAGAGATTGGGTAGGTCTGATAAAAAAATCTGGAGCTCAGTATTCGGTGATTACCACCAAGCATCACGATGGGGTGTCTTTATGGAATACAAAAGCCGAGAAAGCTATTACTACCTATAAGGATGCTGTTGCAAAAAAAGATTTGTTAACTCCTTTTGTGCAAGAGTTGAAAAATGCAGGACTTAAAACAGGATTGTATTTTTCTCTTCCAGATTGGAGTCATCCATATTATGATGTAAATACCAGAACTAAGAAAAGATATCAACTGAAAGACGAACCGAAGAGATGGGATAAATTTGTCAACTATTACCAAACTCAACTTACAGAATTGTCTAAAAATTACCAACCTGATTTGATATGGTTTGATGGGGATTGGGAGCATACTTCGGAGGAATGGAAAGCTCCACAAACTTCGGCTTTGCTAAAGAAATATAACCCTAATATCATCATTAATTCTAGGTTGAACCATCATGGAGATTATGAAACCCCCGAGCAAGGGATTCCTGTCGTAACTCCAGATGCTAAATATTGGGAACTGTGTTATACCATGAACGACTCTTGGGGATACCAGCCTTACGATACTCATTACAAAACTCCGAATATGATTGTGAGAACTCTAGCAGACGTAATCAGTATGGGAGGAAACTTGTTATTGGATATAGGTCCTAAAGCAGATGGAACTATTCCAGAAAAACAAGTGGAAATTTTAGAAAATTTGGGAAGATGGACTACTAAGCATAAAGAAGCTATTTACGCAACTCGTAAGGGTATTTCTTTTGAAAACTATCAAGGGAAATCGGCACTTTCTAAAGAGGGAGATAAATTGTATCTTTATTTAGAAGAGAAAAAAGATAAGGCCCATCTTTATGGTTTGGTATCTAAAATAAAGTCGGCAAAAGTTATTGGAGAACCTGCCGCTAAGGTTTCTTATCAACAAGATAAAAACGGAAATACGGTATTAGCATTTCACAATGTTTCTTTTGACCAAGATGTTACCGTTGTAGAATTAGATTTTGGTTCTCAAGTTAGAGTCTCAAAACCTGAAGTGGCCTCTAAAACATTAAATGATATTTTAGAAAATTCGAATACTAAAGAAGCTGCTTACAACCTAGCTTACCAGTTAAACCAAGGGAATAATGTATTAGATCATTCAGGGTTAACACCAGATGGTCAGGAAATGAAGATTAAGACAACTTCCAAGACTTCTAAAGAGATTGTCAACTGGATTAGTAAATCCGCGGAAGCGTTGTACGAAACAGGGAAAGGCTTGCCAGAGGGACATTATTCAGGATTGAGTGCCTTGTCTAAAGATAAGCAAACGCTTTATCTTTTTGTAGAAGGGAAACCAACAGGGCCTATTGCAATTAAGGGATTGAAGAATAATATTTCTAGGATTCGTGTTGTAGGAGAAGGTACAATATTGCCTCATGAAATTTATAATAAATTGTATTGGAGCCCTGTCCCAGGGATTGTGTATATTGATGTTCCTGAAGATAAGCTAAATGATAATCTTACCGTTATCGCTATCCTTTTAGATAAACCTGTGGAGTTGTACCGTGAAAAGGTAGGAGCTATAGAGAGTAATTTGTAA
- the typA gene encoding translational GTPase TypA: protein MQQIRNIAIIAHVDHGKTTLVDKIIHATHVFRANQESGDLIMDNNDLERERGITILSKNISVTYKDVKINVIDTPGHADFGGEVERVLKMADGVILLVDAFEGPMPQTRFVLQKALELGLKPMVVINKVDKPNCRPEEVHDKVFDLFFSLDATEEQLDFPAFYGSSKQGWFNTSLEPTDSILPILDGVLQYVPAPQTEEGNLQMQITSLDYSSFLGRIAVGKITRGSVKEGQWIGLAQADGKIVKGKVKELYVFEGLGKKKVQEVFAGDICAIVGFDSFQIGDTFVDLENPEPLPRIAIDEPTLNMTFGINNSPFFGKDGKYVTSNHLKERLEKELEKNLALRVLQTEDANTFLVFGRGILHLSVLIETMRREGYEMTIGQPQVIYKDVDGEKCEPYESLVVDVPEEYASRVIDLATQRKGDLHIMETKGEMQHLEFEIPSRGLIGLRSQMLTATAGEAIMAHRFVDYKPFKGAIPGRNNGVLVSKAQGMTTAYSIEKLQDRGKFFVDPGEDVYTGMIVGEQNKPGDLVVNIVEGKQLNNMRAAGKDKDGNIAPKILFSLEECMEYIQHDECIEVTPNFIRMRKKILTEEERKRAERMAKDQA, encoded by the coding sequence ATGCAACAAATTAGAAATATTGCAATTATTGCTCACGTTGACCACGGTAAAACAACCTTGGTTGATAAGATCATTCATGCAACACACGTTTTTAGAGCGAATCAGGAATCCGGTGACTTGATCATGGATAATAACGATCTAGAAAGAGAGCGTGGTATTACGATTCTATCAAAAAACATCTCTGTAACTTATAAAGATGTTAAAATAAACGTAATTGATACTCCTGGTCACGCCGATTTTGGTGGTGAAGTAGAGAGAGTATTAAAGATGGCCGATGGTGTAATCCTATTGGTAGATGCTTTTGAAGGACCTATGCCTCAAACGCGTTTCGTACTTCAAAAAGCTTTAGAATTAGGACTTAAACCAATGGTGGTAATTAATAAAGTAGATAAACCTAACTGTCGTCCTGAAGAAGTTCATGACAAGGTATTCGATTTATTCTTTAGCTTAGATGCTACAGAAGAGCAATTGGACTTCCCTGCATTTTATGGTTCTTCAAAACAAGGTTGGTTTAATACTTCATTAGAGCCTACCGATAGCATTTTGCCAATTTTAGATGGAGTACTTCAATATGTACCAGCACCTCAAACAGAAGAAGGTAACTTGCAAATGCAAATTACTTCATTAGATTATTCTTCTTTCCTAGGTCGTATTGCCGTAGGTAAAATCACCAGAGGATCTGTTAAAGAAGGTCAGTGGATTGGTTTAGCTCAAGCCGATGGTAAAATTGTAAAAGGTAAAGTAAAAGAACTTTATGTTTTTGAAGGTTTAGGTAAGAAAAAAGTTCAAGAAGTATTTGCTGGAGATATTTGTGCCATCGTAGGTTTCGATAGTTTCCAAATTGGAGATACTTTTGTGGATCTTGAAAACCCAGAACCATTACCAAGAATTGCGATTGATGAGCCTACACTTAACATGACTTTCGGAATCAACAATTCCCCATTCTTTGGTAAAGATGGTAAATATGTAACTTCCAACCACTTGAAAGAGCGTCTGGAAAAAGAACTAGAGAAAAACTTAGCTCTTAGAGTTCTTCAGACTGAAGATGCTAATACATTCTTAGTATTCGGACGTGGTATTCTTCACTTGTCAGTTCTTATCGAAACCATGAGAAGAGAAGGATATGAAATGACCATTGGTCAGCCTCAGGTAATCTATAAAGATGTAGATGGTGAGAAGTGCGAGCCTTACGAGTCTTTAGTGGTAGATGTTCCGGAAGAATACGCTTCTAGAGTAATCGACTTGGCTACTCAAAGAAAAGGTGATCTTCACATTATGGAAACCAAAGGAGAAATGCAACACCTAGAGTTTGAAATCCCTTCAAGAGGTCTTATCGGTCTTCGTTCTCAGATGCTTACAGCAACTGCTGGGGAGGCAATTATGGCACACCGTTTTGTAGATTATAAACCATTTAAAGGTGCTATTCCAGGAAGAAACAATGGCGTTTTGGTAAGCAAGGCACAAGGGATGACAACAGCTTATTCTATTGAGAAACTTCAAGATAGAGGTAAGTTCTTTGTAGATCCAGGTGAAGATGTGTACACCGGAATGATTGTTGGAGAGCAAAATAAACCTGGAGACCTTGTAGTAAATATTGTAGAAGGTAAACAACTTAATAATATGAGAGCCGCAGGTAAAGATAAAGATGGTAACATTGCTCCAAAAATATTATTTTCTCTTGAAGAATGTATGGAATATATTCAGCATGACGAATGTATCGAAGTTACTCCTAACTTCATCAGAATGCGTAAAAAAATCCTTACAGAAGAAGAAAGAAAACGTGCAGAAAGAATGGCAAAAGATCAAGCCTAG
- the gltB gene encoding glutamate synthase large subunit, with product MKNFGLYRPEFEFDSCGVGFVANIKGVKSHKVVADAITMLENMEHRGATGFKSNTGDGAGIQIQIPHEFLVEEASHYGIELPQPGDYGVGVFFFPQNMALIDECKNIIHHAAERLQLNLLGYRPIPVNNIELGDLAKQVEPIMEMLIIEKPFEVESDEDFERKLFVFRNYISKQVNAILQNDPIGFYVASLSCRKIVYKGQLRSIQIRKYFRDLTNPKLTSAFGMIHSRFATNTSPTWSLAQPFRFIAHNGEINTVQGNLNWLKSSQKTFSSPYFTEQEMEMLLPLVIPNQSDSAYLDNMIEMLVHSGRSLPHVMMMLIPEAWDGNELMEDYKRDFYEFHACIMEPWDGPASISFTDGKIIGATLDRNGLRPSRYCVTSDDMVVMASETGALPVDPAKIIKSGRLQPGKMFLVNLEKGKIISDEELKSEICTSQPYREWLGKQKIHLEELPTPRIRFTKLQSEDIFKYQQAFGYTREDIDQVIKTMALTGKEPIGSMGFDAPLAVLSEKPQHLSSYFKQLFAQVTNPPIDPIRERMVMSLTTVIGGKGNMLSEDKSFAHSITLKHPILNNAQLEKLRSIDTGSFQAKTIQTYFKADGKSGSLKRGIDRICRYAMDAIEDGFDVLILSDRAIDSDHVAIPTLLACSAVHHYLVRKGVRRKIGLVTEAGDVWEVHHFAALLGFGATAINPYLALASIRKLHEDGELEGNLYELKKNYLKSIGEGLLKIFSKMGISTLQSYQGSQIFEIVGLNKMVVNSCFTGAISRIEGIGFDEIAKEALAKHHQAFRPVIRQHILEEGGVYQWKKKGEEHQYQPDTVHLLQQSTWKNDYELFKKYSRIVNLGKGLPANLRSLLELKNDRPAITLDEVEPVENILKRFATGAMSFGSISWEAHTTLAIAMNRIGAKSNTGEGGEDEIRYDLLPNGDNLRSAIKQVASGRFGVTSRYLAEADEIQIKMAQGAKPGEGGQLPGYKVDEWIGKTRHATPGVGLISPPPHHDIYSIEDLAQLIFDLKNANRHARISVKLVSKAGVGTIASGVAKAKADHILISGYDGGTGASPISSVRHAGLPWELGLAETHQTLIKNKLRHRVTLQADGQVKTGRDIVIATLLGAEEWGVATSALIVQGCILMRKCHLNTCPVGIATQNPDLRAKFSGSADHLVNYFTFLAREVRELMASLGFRTIDEMVGQYQCLQKKEKITHWKHQKIDLGEFLQKIDSEFPMIKSEDQEDELANSLTWDMLKAAQQAIDTNAKAEAFFEVKNTDRAIGTLLSHEVTKKYQSEGMAEDALTFHLQGTAGQSFGAFCNKGITLRLEGYANDFFGKGLSGAKLVAKLPKETPVKAHENSIVGNVALYGATSGKAFINGIAGERFCVRNSGATAVVEGVGDHGCEYMTGGRVVILGDVGRNFGAGMSGGIAYVWDAHQSLERNFNPDMADLEPLDEEDKSIVKALIEEHVQFTDSEIGKYLLSDFEQMSPYFVKVFPRDYKTALLKQKENKKAN from the coding sequence ATGAAAAACTTTGGATTATACAGACCAGAATTTGAGTTTGATTCTTGTGGAGTAGGTTTTGTGGCAAATATTAAAGGGGTAAAGAGCCATAAAGTAGTAGCCGATGCAATTACCATGTTAGAAAATATGGAACACCGAGGCGCAACAGGATTTAAAAGCAATACAGGAGATGGTGCAGGAATACAGATCCAGATTCCCCATGAATTTTTAGTAGAAGAAGCTTCCCATTATGGAATTGAATTACCTCAACCCGGAGATTACGGAGTAGGGGTATTTTTTTTCCCACAGAATATGGCACTGATTGATGAATGTAAGAATATCATTCATCATGCTGCAGAGAGGCTTCAACTCAATTTGTTAGGCTATAGGCCTATTCCTGTAAACAATATCGAACTTGGAGACTTGGCAAAGCAAGTAGAGCCCATAATGGAAATGCTTATTATAGAAAAACCTTTTGAAGTTGAAAGTGATGAAGATTTTGAAAGAAAATTGTTCGTCTTCAGAAACTACATCAGCAAACAGGTGAATGCTATTTTGCAGAATGATCCCATAGGTTTTTACGTAGCTTCCTTGTCTTGTAGAAAAATAGTATACAAAGGTCAGCTAAGAAGTATCCAGATCAGAAAATATTTTAGAGACTTAACCAATCCAAAGTTGACTTCAGCTTTCGGAATGATACATTCCAGATTTGCTACCAATACATCTCCTACATGGAGTTTAGCACAACCTTTTAGGTTTATTGCTCATAACGGTGAGATTAATACCGTCCAAGGAAACCTTAACTGGTTGAAATCCTCTCAAAAGACATTTAGTAGTCCCTATTTTACAGAGCAAGAGATGGAGATGTTATTACCTTTGGTAATTCCTAACCAGTCGGATTCAGCCTATTTGGATAATATGATTGAGATGCTGGTACATTCAGGAAGATCTTTACCTCATGTGATGATGATGCTGATTCCTGAGGCTTGGGATGGCAATGAGTTGATGGAAGACTACAAAAGAGATTTTTATGAATTCCATGCTTGTATTATGGAACCTTGGGATGGGCCTGCCTCTATCTCTTTTACCGATGGAAAAATCATAGGAGCCACTTTGGACAGAAATGGGCTAAGACCTTCTAGATACTGTGTAACCTCTGATGATATGGTGGTTATGGCTTCCGAAACAGGAGCTTTGCCTGTAGATCCAGCAAAAATTATTAAAAGTGGAAGATTACAACCCGGCAAAATGTTTTTGGTGAATTTAGAAAAAGGGAAAATCATCAGCGATGAGGAGTTGAAAAGTGAAATTTGTACCTCTCAACCTTATCGAGAATGGTTAGGAAAACAAAAAATCCACTTAGAGGAATTGCCTACTCCTAGAATCCGATTTACCAAATTGCAATCCGAAGATATCTTCAAATACCAACAGGCTTTTGGTTATACAAGAGAAGATATAGACCAAGTGATCAAGACTATGGCTCTTACAGGAAAGGAGCCTATAGGCTCTATGGGGTTCGATGCTCCATTGGCAGTGCTTAGCGAGAAGCCTCAACACCTTAGCTCCTATTTTAAGCAACTCTTTGCTCAGGTAACCAACCCACCAATAGATCCTATTAGAGAAAGAATGGTAATGTCTTTAACTACAGTGATAGGAGGAAAAGGCAATATGTTATCAGAGGATAAGAGCTTTGCACATTCTATTACTTTGAAACATCCCATTTTGAATAATGCACAGCTTGAAAAATTAAGAAGTATCGATACAGGGAGCTTTCAGGCAAAAACCATTCAGACTTATTTTAAAGCAGATGGGAAATCGGGAAGTTTGAAGCGGGGGATTGATAGGATATGCAGATATGCGATGGATGCTATAGAAGATGGTTTTGATGTGTTGATACTTTCCGATAGGGCGATAGATTCCGATCATGTTGCTATTCCTACTTTGTTAGCTTGTTCCGCCGTTCATCATTATTTGGTAAGAAAGGGAGTAAGAAGAAAAATAGGATTGGTGACAGAAGCTGGAGATGTTTGGGAAGTTCACCATTTTGCAGCATTACTAGGATTTGGGGCAACAGCTATCAATCCATATTTGGCATTAGCATCTATTAGAAAACTTCATGAAGATGGAGAGCTAGAAGGAAATTTATATGAATTAAAAAAGAATTACCTGAAATCTATAGGAGAAGGATTGTTGAAAATATTCTCTAAAATGGGAATCTCCACCTTACAATCTTACCAAGGTTCACAAATATTTGAAATTGTAGGGCTGAATAAAATGGTGGTTAACAGCTGTTTTACGGGAGCAATTTCTAGAATTGAAGGAATAGGGTTTGATGAAATTGCAAAAGAAGCTTTGGCAAAACACCATCAAGCCTTTAGGCCTGTTATCCGCCAGCATATTTTAGAAGAGGGAGGAGTGTATCAATGGAAGAAAAAAGGAGAAGAACACCAATATCAGCCAGATACAGTTCATCTGTTGCAACAATCTACTTGGAAGAATGATTATGAACTTTTTAAAAAATATTCAAGAATTGTTAATTTAGGAAAAGGTCTTCCCGCTAATTTGAGATCGCTCCTAGAGCTGAAGAATGATCGCCCAGCAATTACCCTTGATGAGGTAGAACCTGTCGAAAATATTTTGAAGCGTTTTGCTACTGGAGCAATGTCCTTTGGATCTATCTCTTGGGAAGCTCATACCACTTTGGCTATCGCTATGAACCGTATTGGAGCCAAAAGCAATACTGGGGAAGGTGGAGAAGATGAAATAAGATATGATCTTCTACCTAATGGTGACAACCTTCGTTCGGCAATAAAGCAGGTTGCCTCAGGAAGATTTGGCGTCACCAGTAGATACTTAGCCGAAGCAGATGAAATTCAAATAAAAATGGCTCAAGGTGCGAAGCCAGGAGAAGGAGGGCAGCTACCCGGATATAAGGTGGACGAATGGATTGGTAAAACCAGACATGCTACCCCAGGTGTAGGGTTGATTTCTCCACCTCCACATCATGATATTTATTCTATTGAAGATTTAGCTCAGCTGATTTTTGATTTGAAGAATGCCAATCGCCATGCCCGTATCAGTGTGAAACTCGTTTCCAAGGCAGGAGTAGGAACTATTGCTTCAGGAGTAGCAAAAGCAAAAGCGGATCATATTCTTATTTCTGGTTACGATGGGGGAACAGGGGCGTCACCTATTAGCTCCGTGCGACATGCAGGATTGCCTTGGGAATTAGGCTTGGCAGAAACTCATCAAACATTAATTAAAAATAAACTAAGACATAGGGTAACCCTACAGGCAGATGGCCAAGTAAAAACAGGTAGAGATATTGTGATTGCTACACTCTTGGGAGCAGAAGAATGGGGTGTTGCCACTTCAGCACTTATCGTGCAAGGATGTATTTTGATGAGAAAATGCCACCTTAATACTTGCCCAGTTGGGATTGCAACCCAAAATCCAGACCTTAGGGCAAAATTCTCCGGAAGTGCAGATCACTTGGTGAATTATTTCACCTTCTTAGCAAGAGAAGTAAGAGAGCTAATGGCTTCATTAGGGTTTAGGACTATTGATGAAATGGTAGGGCAATACCAATGTTTACAAAAGAAAGAAAAAATCACCCATTGGAAACATCAGAAAATAGATTTAGGAGAATTCCTTCAAAAAATAGATTCAGAATTTCCAATGATAAAATCGGAAGATCAAGAAGATGAGCTGGCAAACTCTTTAACTTGGGATATGTTGAAGGCAGCTCAACAAGCTATTGATACCAATGCCAAAGCGGAAGCTTTCTTTGAGGTGAAGAATACCGATAGGGCAATAGGTACTTTACTATCCCATGAAGTAACCAAAAAATATCAATCGGAAGGTATGGCAGAAGATGCACTAACCTTCCATCTTCAGGGTACTGCAGGACAAAGCTTTGGGGCTTTTTGTAATAAAGGGATAACGCTAAGGCTAGAAGGTTACGCTAACGACTTTTTTGGAAAAGGCTTATCAGGAGCTAAGTTGGTGGCAAAACTTCCTAAAGAAACTCCAGTAAAAGCCCATGAGAACAGCATTGTCGGAAATGTAGCGTTGTATGGGGCAACCAGTGGAAAAGCTTTTATCAATGGTATTGCTGGAGAGCGTTTTTGTGTGAGAAACTCAGGAGCAACCGCTGTTGTGGAAGGGGTAGGAGACCATGGATGTGAATATATGACTGGAGGAAGAGTGGTGATTTTAGGAGATGTAGGAAGAAATTTTGGAGCTGGAATGAGTGGGGGAATCGCCTATGTATGGGATGCTCACCAATCTTTGGAGCGTAATTTTAATCCAGATATGGCTGATTTAGAACCTTTAGATGAAGAAGATAAGTCTATAGTAAAAGCCTTGATAGAAGAGCATGTTCAGTTTACGGATAGTGAAATAGGAAAATATTTGTTAAGCGATTTCGAGCAGATGTCACCTTATTTTGTAAAAGTATTTCCTAGAGATTACAAAACAGCTTTGTTAAAGCAAAAAGAAAATAAAAAAGCAAATTAG
- a CDS encoding glutamate synthase subunit beta — protein sequence MGRVDGFLLYKRELPEKELPTARVKHYREFQKLPSSQALNQQSARCMNCGIPFCQSGCPLGNVIPEFNDAVYQQQWKKAYHILFSTNNFPEFTGRICPAPCESSCVLGINESPVTIEEIEKNIIEIAYREGYIKTQVIVNRTGKNVAVVGSGPSGLAVADQLNKMGHTVTVFERDSEVGGLLRFGIPDFKLEKKVVERRVQLMEQEGVLFKTNTNVGIDYSVEELDRNFDATVLALGSTIPRDLPIPNRDAKGVYFAMEFLKQSNKRVSGIPFSEEAIDVKGKKVLVIGGGDTGSDCIGTSNRQGAEEILQIEIMPIPPKQRDASMPWPVYPMILKTTTSHEEGCNRRWMINCKEFLKDEKGQLKGVRAVEVEWAKDPVTQRYASFVEKPNSELVIDCDYAFLAMGFLHVQHQGLVEALDIHLDPRKNLIGNTNDYKTNKEKIFTCGDARRGQSLVVWAIHEGRECAERVNQFLQND from the coding sequence ATGGGAAGAGTAGATGGATTTTTATTATATAAAAGAGAATTACCAGAAAAAGAACTGCCAACAGCAAGGGTAAAACATTATCGGGAGTTTCAAAAACTACCTTCCTCGCAAGCTCTCAACCAGCAGTCGGCGAGGTGTATGAATTGCGGAATTCCTTTTTGCCAAAGTGGTTGTCCTCTTGGGAATGTAATACCAGAGTTTAATGATGCCGTATATCAACAACAGTGGAAAAAGGCTTACCATATCCTCTTTAGTACCAATAATTTTCCAGAATTTACAGGAAGGATTTGCCCTGCACCTTGCGAGTCTTCTTGCGTTTTGGGAATTAATGAATCACCAGTAACCATTGAGGAAATCGAGAAAAATATTATTGAAATTGCTTATCGTGAAGGGTATATAAAAACTCAGGTAATTGTAAACAGAACTGGGAAAAATGTAGCCGTTGTAGGTTCAGGCCCTTCTGGTTTGGCAGTTGCCGATCAGCTAAATAAAATGGGACATACGGTAACCGTTTTTGAAAGAGACTCTGAAGTAGGAGGTTTGCTGAGATTTGGGATTCCAGATTTTAAGCTAGAGAAAAAAGTGGTTGAGAGAAGAGTGCAATTGATGGAACAAGAAGGAGTGCTCTTTAAAACCAATACTAATGTAGGAATAGATTATTCTGTGGAAGAGCTCGATCGTAATTTTGATGCAACGGTACTAGCGCTAGGTAGCACTATTCCTAGAGACTTGCCTATTCCTAATCGCGATGCAAAAGGGGTTTATTTTGCTATGGAATTTCTAAAACAAAGCAATAAGCGAGTGAGTGGTATTCCTTTTTCTGAGGAAGCTATAGATGTAAAAGGTAAGAAGGTTTTGGTAATTGGAGGTGGAGATACAGGCTCCGATTGTATAGGGACTTCCAATAGACAAGGGGCAGAGGAGATTCTACAAATAGAGATTATGCCAATTCCACCCAAACAAAGGGATGCATCTATGCCTTGGCCAGTGTACCCTATGATTCTGAAAACTACCACTTCTCACGAAGAAGGATGTAACCGAAGATGGATGATTAATTGTAAGGAATTTTTGAAAGATGAAAAAGGCCAACTGAAAGGAGTGAGAGCGGTAGAAGTAGAGTGGGCAAAAGATCCAGTTACCCAACGCTATGCGTCTTTTGTTGAAAAACCTAATTCCGAATTGGTTATCGATTGTGATTATGCCTTCTTGGCGATGGGATTTTTACACGTTCAGCATCAAGGGTTGGTGGAAGCTTTGGATATTCACTTAGACCCTAGAAAAAACCTTATCGGGAATACCAATGACTATAAAACCAATAAAGAAAAAATCTTTACTTGTGGCGATGCTAGGAGAGGCCAATCTTTGGTGGTATGGGCAATACATGAAGGTAGAGAGTGTGCAGAGCGGGTCAACCAATTTTTACAGAACGACTAA
- a CDS encoding DUF488 domain-containing protein gives MKTELQIKRIYEEASPEDGYRILVDRIWPRGVSKEKAQLDEWDKEIAPTTELRKWYNHEIEKWPDFKIKFTEELLNNPNFKSFISTVKSHQKVSLIYAAKDGNLSNAQVILEILQNRLED, from the coding sequence ATGAAAACAGAACTTCAAATCAAAAGAATTTACGAAGAGGCTTCCCCTGAAGATGGATACAGAATTTTGGTAGATAGGATTTGGCCACGAGGAGTTTCTAAAGAAAAGGCACAGCTAGACGAATGGGATAAGGAAATTGCACCCACCACCGAACTTAGAAAATGGTACAATCATGAAATTGAAAAATGGCCAGATTTTAAAATAAAATTTACTGAAGAGCTTCTCAACAATCCCAATTTTAAATCCTTTATTTCCACAGTAAAATCACATCAAAAAGTATCATTGATTTATGCCGCCAAAGATGGCAATTTAAGTAATGCCCAAGTAATTTTAGAAATATTACAAAATAGGCTTGAAGATTAA